The genomic stretch AGTGCTTCTTCTCGAACTTAAAAAATACTCCAAAGAAAGTGATGATCTAGAAGAAAAAGAAATCGCTCTCGAAATAGAAATGTCTGCAGGACGAATCGGTCAGGTAGCAGAAGGATTGCATCTTTTTAGAACCATGGATTCGGGAGAAAGAGTCTATTGGGCAGATCCTCCGAACCAAAAAGCAAGAGAGATGTTCCCAAAACTTCTGACTCAGCCTTTGGAATCAGAAACCATTCTGAGAGAAATATTAGAACCTAGAACAGAAAGTATCGTATTCACCTCTGCGACACTTGCCACCAACCAAGGAAACCTGAATTACTTCAGTGATCGGATCGGAAATCTTCCTGCGAAATCTAAGTTAGTTCCTTCTCCTTTTTCATACGAGAAGAATGCTCTCCTCTTTCTCCCGAAAGACGTGAAGGACGCAACGGAATCTGCAGAAAGAAATGCAGCTGATCTTGCCCGCTATATTATCAAACTGATCGAGCTCACTCGAGGCGGAACATTCGTATTATTTACTTCGAATAAATCATTGAACGAGATCATAGATATGGTACGACCTCAAACGGATCTTCCTATCTTTTCTCAATTGGAACTTGGACCAGAGGCGGCTAAGAATAAGTTCTTAGCAGAAGACAGTGCGGTCCTATTCGGAGTTTCTACTTTCTGGCAAGGTGTGGATATCCGAGGAGATAAATTGAGATCGGTCATTCTCACCAAGCTTCCTTTTCAACCTCCTAATGATCCGGTGCTCGAAGCAAGGAGCGAAAAGTTGAAGGAGAAGGGAGGAAATCCTTTCCGGGATCTGCAACTTCCCTATGCTACTACGGTATTAAAGCAAGGTTTCGGAAGATTGATCCGTTCCGAAAGAGATACAGGCATCGTAAGCCTTCTGGACTCACGTATTTGGACAAAATCCTACGGAAAGGACCTGATCAACTCTCTTCCTCCTGCAAAAAGGATCTCCGACTGGAGCGATTTAAAATTAGAATATTCTAAACTTCCAAAATACGAATCGGGAGCGGTTGCATGAGACTTTCTACTTTGCAGAGGATCAAATATCTCTTTCCGATCGGAACAATCGTATTCGGTTTTTCCATTCTTGCCTGGGAATCCAAGGACAAGACGGAAACCGTAGTAGATTGGAAGGCAGGAGAGATCCGCAAAACTGTAGAAGTCAAACTCCCAAAGATTTCCTTTCATCCGGATGATCCTGATTTTAATAAGGAAGGCACTGCCAAGAATCTGACCGAAGCCCGCAATATTGCCAAGGAAACAGCAAAGGAAGAGATCAAAAAATATCTCTATAGAGGAATGGAGAATCTAAAATTGGATTCGAATCTTCTATTGAGAGAAAAGATCGCAGAAGACGAAGCATTTAGAGAGATCTTCCAAGAGATCTATGAAAAAGATCCGATCGAAGTGCAAGCTCGCTTCGTTGGAAATAAACTCTTAGCTACGGGCATTCTTCCCTTAAAAGGAAAGAAAGGAATATTGACTCATATCACTCTTCCGTATGCGTCAGAAAAATTTCCGGAAAGCTATCCGATCCAAAATCCTGCGGACTCTTATACAGGACTCATAGTGGATGCAAGACATCTGAATGTGGAACCTGCGCTTTTCTCAGAGATCAGGGACGAGGATGGGATCGGGATCTACTCTCCCTTCTTCGTAAAGAAAAGTTCCATTGTGAATTACGGATATATACGTTATTTCTCTAAACCGAAAGATGCGATGAGAGAAGAAGTAGCCGGAGTAAAACCTCTCGTTACTACTGCCTTGGGTATGACTGGAAAATTAGGTGCGGATCTTGTAATCTCCAATGAAGATGCGGAGAAGATCTTAGCTTCCCCGAAATCCAGGGAAGCTCTATCGAAAGGTAGGGTTATTGTCCTTCTTGCCCGACCAGAGAAGTAAATACTTCCTCTGCTTTTTTATAAGAAGCGGAGAATAAGTAAGCGTAACCTAGATCTAATAACTCTTGTTTGTTCAGTTCTTTTCTTCTGGATTCGTATTTAGGAATCTCTTTGATCTTATCAGAATATTCCGTTACCTTCTCTTCATAGGTTGGGATCTCTCCCGCACCAGGAAGTTTTTCCAGAATATTCACTGCCTCATCAAATTTTCCTATATGAACAAAGCATAATCCTAGAGCCGCGAGCACGTCCCTATCTTCTTTTAGCTGCTCGGAATTCTCTTTGAAAGTTTTCAAAGCATCTTCGAATTTTCTCAAATGATAATTGGAGAAGAATTCTAAACGGCAAAAGTATCCGTCATTGAATAATGCTTTGTATCTTTGGATAAGATCGGCACAAGCCTTGTACGCTCCCATCTCTTCGCAAGTCTTGATCCCTGTCTTTAAGATAGAGTACGAAACCGGACTAGAGGATGCCTTGAAGTATTCGTGAAATAGTAGAGCTGCTTCTTTTGTATTTCCTTTGGCTCTATGCAGGTATGCTCCTACAAGAGGAGTCAGTACTGTCTTTCCGTCCAAAAGAAAATTATTCGCGGTAGAGGATTCAGTCTCGAAGATCCCGACTGCTCTTAAATGATTTAAGAAAACATTCTTAGGATTCTTCTCAGCAAGATGCGACACCTCCTCATAGGCTCCCGTCTCGAAGAGTTCCCATGCGGATTCCTCCAGGGAAAGCTGTGTGGAAAGGGCGGAACTTTTAGCCATTATGATACCTCTACTTTCTCGTATCGGCCGGCTTAAGATTTTCCCCCCTTTTTTTTATCTCACAAAAGGGATTATGGATATAGCCTTTCCATCATTCTTGGGAAAGGGATACATTCTCGAACATGTTGCAATCCGCAGATCCAAGCCACGAGCCTTTCCGTTCCCAGCCCAAATCCGGAATGAGGAACAGAGCCGTATTTTCTGAGTTCTAAATACCATTCATAGGATTCTACAGGTAGCTTTTCTTCTTCTAGCCTTTTAGTAATGGTCTCGTAACTTTCTTCTCTTTCGGAGCCGCCTATGATCTCACCTACTCCATCCGGAGCGATCAGATCCGCATTCAATACAGTCTTAGGATCTTCTGGGTTGACCTTCATGTAGAATGCCTTTGCTTCTCTCGGATATTTTTGGATGAATACAGGTCCGCCGTATTTTTGGCAAAGCATCTGCTCTCTTTCTGAATTGATATCGTCTCCCCAGACTATATCTTCTCCTTGGGATTGTAAATGCGCCAAGGCGTCCTTATAATCTATAAGTGCAAATGGCTTAGAAATATATTCCATAAGAGGAGCCGGATCTCTTTCTAATACTTTCAACTCAGCCTGACAACTTGCAACTGTCTCTCGAATCACTGTCTTTACGAAATCTTCCTGTAACTTTATGTTTTCTGCATGTGATACATAAGCAGATTCAGCTTCGACCATCCAAAATTCTGTGAGATGTCGTCTTGTCTTACTCTTCTCCGCACGAAATGTAGGTCCGTAGCAATACACCTTACTATGAGCGAAGATCGCAGTCTCTAAATACAATTGACCGGTTTGAGCTAAGTATGCTTTTCCAAGATCGAAGTATTCGGTAGAAAACAATGTGCCTGCAGATTCTCCGATCGAGCCAGTAAGTATAGGAGTATCTATTAGAGTAAACTTATTCTCATGGAAATATTTTCGGATATGGTAGGATAATTCACTTCTAATCTTTATGATGGCTAACTGCTTACTGGAACGCAACCAAAGATGTCTTTGCGACAATAGGAAATCTATTCCGTGTTCCTTAGGAGTGATCGGATAATTTTCAGACTCTCCTATTTTCTTATAAGAAGAAAGAATGAGCTCGAAACCGATGGGAGACTTTTCGTTCTCCACCAATTTACCGATCACTTCCAAAGAAGCCTCTTGTTTGAGATGCTTGATCTCGGAGAAGAGTTCTTCTCCTAAAATCTCTTTCTCGGCCAAGACTTGGATGATCTTTCCTGAACTTCTCAAACTCAAAAACTGTCTGGCATTGGAACCTCGGATCCCGTGGACCCATCCTTGGATCAGGACTGTTTCGTTTACATGTTTGGAGAGATCGTTTAGATCGATGGTCTTCGTTTCGGACATGATCCTATTTTAAGCGTTTGTCCCGACTGAAAAGGATTATTTTCGGGTGACATCGAGGACCTACGGGAAATCCTGAACCCATGACTGCGATTCTACTGGATGGAAAGAAACTCTCTCAAAAGATCAAGGACTCCATCGCCGAAGAGATCAAGACTCTTACGGCTTCTGGCAAAAAGCCTCCTAAGTTAGCGACCATCCTTGTAGGAACCGATCCAGCTTCCGAAACCTACGTAAGCATGAAAGTAAAGTCCTGTCATGCGGTTGGAATGGGTTCAGAGAAAATCGTTCTTCCCCAAACTACGACGACCGAAGAACTACTCGCAGTCATAGATCGCTTAAATGCGGATCCAGAAGTTCATGGGATCTTACTTCAACACCCTTGCCCTCCTCAAATCGATGAAAGAGCCGCTTTCGATAGGATAGATTTGAAGAAGGATGTGGACGGAGTTACTACACTTTCTTTCGGAAAACTTTCCATGGGAGTCGAAACCTATCTTCCTTGCACACCGTACGGCATGGTGCTTTTACTAAAGGAATACGGGATCAATCCGGAAGGAAAGAAAGCAGTCGTTGTAGGACGTTCTCCTATCCTCGGAAAACCGATGGCAATGCTCCTAACTGAGATGAATGCTACAGTTACACTTTGCCATTCCAAGACCAAGAATCTGGCAGAAATTATCGGACAAGCAGACATTATCGTGGGCGCCGTCGGAAAACCGGAATTCGTGAAAGCGGATTGGATCAAGCCCGGTGCTGTGCTGTTAGACGCCGGCTATAATCCAGGAAATGTTGGAGATATCGAGATCTCCAAAGCTTGGGAAAAATCCTCTCATTATACTCCTGTTCCGGGAGGTGTAGGACCTATGACGATCTCCGTCCTACTCTTGCAGACATTGTACTCGGCAAAAGATCACTTTACACCCCCGCTGAAATGAAAACGATGTATCTCTGATGGCTATCAGTTTCGACGAGTGCTTCCAGACCTATCCTCCGTTTGCACCCCCTGCCGATCTAGAAGATTTTTGGGCGGAAGCGATCCGGGAACTTAAAGGTTTTCCGGTAAAGAACCAAACCAAGGCCCTTCTCAAAGGGACCATACTCAAAGAAACCATCTATGATATTTCTTTCCAATCCTACGGAAATGCTACCTTAACCGGTAGTTTGGTTATTCCTCGAAAAAGAGGAGATCTTCCTGTTCTCGTTTATTTTCACGACTACGCAAAAGATAGACCTCAGATCATCAAAGGACTCACAGAAGCTGGGATCGCCCAGCTCATCTTGGATCTAAGAGGCCACGGCACTCAATTGATTCGTCCCGTCTTGAAAGAAGGAGAATTTCCGGATCCTGATTGGACTCCCGGATATTTCCGCAAAGGTCTGGAAGCAAAAGAATCCTTCTTCTTAAAATCGAATTATTTGGATGTGATCCGAACCATAGAGTTCCTACGTTTGACTGACGGGATAGATGGGGATAAGATCATTCTTGCGGGGAAGGGACTCGGCGCCTCCATGGCACTTTTCGGAGCGGCAAATTCTCCTCGAGTCAAAGCACTTATATTAGAAACTCCTAATTTTTGTCATATAGACGATAACCAACTCAAATTAGGAACAAGCTGGTCCAAGGAGATTGCAGAGCAGATCGCTAACGCAAAATCCAAAAAGGCACAGGTCAAAAAGAATCTCTCTTATTTTGATACACTCAATTTCTCCAAGAAGATCAAGATCCCTACTCTTGTTTCCGTCGGTATGGAAGATAAAGTTTCCCATCCTAAATCGGTTTTCGCTCTCTTCAACCACCTAGTTTGTGACAAGAGAATGCAAGTCTATCCTACGGAAGGAAATGAAGCAGGCGTTGCTGGGGACAAACAAAATCTGGCGAATCTGGAATTCTCGAAAGAGATCCTATTTCCGGAATGAAGGAAGTCCGGTTTCATAATTCTCTTACTGGAAACAAGGAAATATTCTCTCCCGAATTTCCAGACAAAGTAAGAGTTTATTCCTGCGGTCCTACAGTATATAACTTCGCCCATCTCGGAAATCTAAGAGCCTTTCTATTCGTAGATCTATTGCGCAGGTCGCTTATCGCATTCGGTTACAAACCTGATATGACGATGAATATTACGGACATTGACGATAAGATCATACGAGAATCCATTGCTTCAGGCAAAACGATCCAAGAATTCACCGCGCCTTGGGTAAAAGCATTTCAAGAAGATTTAGAATCTCTGAATATTCAAAAATTGGAACATTATCCCAAGGCGACCGATTCCATTCCATCTATGGTAGAAATCGTAAAGCATTTGCAATCCAGAGATCTCGTGTATGAAAAGGACGGAAGCCTTTATTATTCCATCTCTAAGTTCAAGGACTATGGAAAACTCTCCAAGATTGACGTTAGTGGAATGAAATCCGGAACTCGCTATGATACAGATGAATACGAAAAAGACGATGTAAGAGATTTCGTTCTTTGGAAATTCCCTAAGCAAGAAGGAGAACCTTCTTGGGAGACTGAGATCGGCTCGGGAAGACCCGGTTGGCATTTAGAATGCTCTGCAATGATCCGAGATGTCTATGGCTCCGGAGTGGACATCCACACCGGAGGAGTAGACCTAACCTTCCCTCATCATGAGAATGAGATCGCGCAAAGTGAAGGAGCCTATCCGAACGAGAACTTCGTTAAGTACTGGCTTCATTCGGAACACTTGCTCGTAAACGGAGAGAAGATGGCCAAGTCCAAAGGCAATTTCTTCACTCTACGCGACTTAACAAAAGAGGGAGCGGACCTGCGCCATATCCGCTTTCTACTGATAGCAGCTCATTATAGATCCAAATTGAATTTCACCAAGGACAGATTAGAAGAAGCAGAACAATCCGTTTCCCGCATCCAAAATTGCGTGAATCGTTTATTGGAAGCCGATTCCAAGTCAGGATCTGCATCAATAAATTCGAATATTCAAATCCCTGAATGGGATGAGTTTCTGGATTCCCTTGCGGATGATCTAAATATCTCCAAATTCTTGGCCTCGGTATTTGAGACAGTCAAGGAAACGAACCAAGCCTTGGACCAAGGATCCATTTCCGAAGAAGGGATCTCGAAACGACTGGAACTATTCAGAAAGATAGATTCTATCTTAGGAATTCTTTCCTTCGAATTGAAAGAAGAAGTATTGGATTCCGAAATAGACGAAATGGTTCGGCAAAGACAAGAAGCCAGACAGAATAAAAACTTTGCAGAAGCGGATAGACTCAGAGACAAATTGAACGAACTAGGTATCATTTTGGAAGACACGAAAGAAGGTCTTCGCTGGAAAAGAAAATGAGTCGTTCCGATTATATCTACGGAAGAAGAAATATCCGAGAGATTCTAGAAAGATATTTGGACCAAGGCTCCGAACTCCCCTTCCAAGAACTTTGGCTCACTCCGGGTGCGAAGAAGGAACTCCAGGATATTCTTTCCGAAATTGGCAATAAGATCAAGATCCAAGAAGCCTCTCCTGGAAAATTGGATCGAATGCTTCCTGGCGTCAATCACCAGGGAGTTCTCGCTTCCAGGATCCTTCTCCATACCGGTGACAAGAAATCCTTCGACGAACATCTAGAAACCTGTAAGGGTCCCATTCTTGTTTTAGATCGTATCCAAGATCCAGGCAACCTAGGAAATATCCTAAGGACCGCAGAATGCTTCGGAGTAGAGACAGTGCTCATTCCGGAGAGAGATTCTTCCGGGATCACTCCCGTTGTAGAGAAAGTTGCATCAGGCGCTCTTGCATATCTAAACGTATTTCGTGTCGGGAACCTGGTTCAAATATTAGAAAAATTGCAAAAACGAAACTTCTGGGTGGTCTCTACTTCCGATCGAGGAGAAGAGGATTGGGCCAAGGTCCCACCTTGGGAAGAATTGGTCATCCTCATGGGAAATGAAGGAGAAGGACTCAAACGGATCCTAATGGAGAAGTCTGATTTTACTGTCAGGATACCACTGCATGGACATATTTCCTCCTTGAATGTGACTGTGGCCACAGGAATCGTTTTAGACCGGCTCAAAAACCGACCA from Leptospira semungkisensis encodes the following:
- a CDS encoding ATP-dependent DNA helicase is translated as MGRVEEQFQKLSKLWPDFESRPGQIQMANSVERAFADANHLIVEAGTGVGKSLAYLIPAAISALEGEETVIISTETKALQDQLIKKDIPLVSQILGQEVRAEIAMGASNYVCKRKLSNVLTQGTFGPEMMEHLNSFKDWVSSSESGRRQEYDGFASPDFWAKVTREADSCLGRSCPNFSHSFYFLERAKWQKSNLLIVNHHLLAAHIASDFNILPEFRKIIVDEAHNFPEVLGSAFRIELSSIEIQKLLQGVWNSQKKSGLGARLNSNKINDLTSQASERLLVCFNKLLGELPLNFYGSQRIRKPLKMDGGDLESVLDSLQEVLLLELKKYSKESDDLEEKEIALEIEMSAGRIGQVAEGLHLFRTMDSGERVYWADPPNQKAREMFPKLLTQPLESETILREILEPRTESIVFTSATLATNQGNLNYFSDRIGNLPAKSKLVPSPFSYEKNALLFLPKDVKDATESAERNAADLARYIIKLIELTRGGTFVLFTSNKSLNEIIDMVRPQTDLPIFSQLELGPEAAKNKFLAEDSAVLFGVSTFWQGVDIRGDKLRSVILTKLPFQPPNDPVLEARSEKLKEKGGNPFRDLQLPYATTVLKQGFGRLIRSERDTGIVSLLDSRIWTKSYGKDLINSLPPAKRISDWSDLKLEYSKLPKYESGAVA
- a CDS encoding acetylxylan esterase, yielding MAISFDECFQTYPPFAPPADLEDFWAEAIRELKGFPVKNQTKALLKGTILKETIYDISFQSYGNATLTGSLVIPRKRGDLPVLVYFHDYAKDRPQIIKGLTEAGIAQLILDLRGHGTQLIRPVLKEGEFPDPDWTPGYFRKGLEAKESFFLKSNYLDVIRTIEFLRLTDGIDGDKIILAGKGLGASMALFGAANSPRVKALILETPNFCHIDDNQLKLGTSWSKEIAEQIANAKSKKAQVKKNLSYFDTLNFSKKIKIPTLVSVGMEDKVSHPKSVFALFNHLVCDKRMQVYPTEGNEAGVAGDKQNLANLEFSKEILFPE
- the folD gene encoding bifunctional methylenetetrahydrofolate dehydrogenase/methenyltetrahydrofolate cyclohydrolase FolD: MTAILLDGKKLSQKIKDSIAEEIKTLTASGKKPPKLATILVGTDPASETYVSMKVKSCHAVGMGSEKIVLPQTTTTEELLAVIDRLNADPEVHGILLQHPCPPQIDERAAFDRIDLKKDVDGVTTLSFGKLSMGVETYLPCTPYGMVLLLKEYGINPEGKKAVVVGRSPILGKPMAMLLTEMNATVTLCHSKTKNLAEIIGQADIIVGAVGKPEFVKADWIKPGAVLLDAGYNPGNVGDIEISKAWEKSSHYTPVPGGVGPMTISVLLLQTLYSAKDHFTPPLK
- the rlmB gene encoding 23S rRNA (guanosine(2251)-2'-O)-methyltransferase RlmB: MSRSDYIYGRRNIREILERYLDQGSELPFQELWLTPGAKKELQDILSEIGNKIKIQEASPGKLDRMLPGVNHQGVLASRILLHTGDKKSFDEHLETCKGPILVLDRIQDPGNLGNILRTAECFGVETVLIPERDSSGITPVVEKVASGALAYLNVFRVGNLVQILEKLQKRNFWVVSTSDRGEEDWAKVPPWEELVILMGNEGEGLKRILMEKSDFTVRIPLHGHISSLNVTVATGIVLDRLKNRPR
- the asnS gene encoding asparagine--tRNA ligase — translated: MSETKTIDLNDLSKHVNETVLIQGWVHGIRGSNARQFLSLRSSGKIIQVLAEKEILGEELFSEIKHLKQEASLEVIGKLVENEKSPIGFELILSSYKKIGESENYPITPKEHGIDFLLSQRHLWLRSSKQLAIIKIRSELSYHIRKYFHENKFTLIDTPILTGSIGESAGTLFSTEYFDLGKAYLAQTGQLYLETAIFAHSKVYCYGPTFRAEKSKTRRHLTEFWMVEAESAYVSHAENIKLQEDFVKTVIRETVASCQAELKVLERDPAPLMEYISKPFALIDYKDALAHLQSQGEDIVWGDDINSEREQMLCQKYGGPVFIQKYPREAKAFYMKVNPEDPKTVLNADLIAPDGVGEIIGGSEREESYETITKRLEEEKLPVESYEWYLELRKYGSVPHSGFGLGTERLVAWICGLQHVRECIPFPRMMERLYP
- the cysS gene encoding cysteine--tRNA ligase — protein: MKEVRFHNSLTGNKEIFSPEFPDKVRVYSCGPTVYNFAHLGNLRAFLFVDLLRRSLIAFGYKPDMTMNITDIDDKIIRESIASGKTIQEFTAPWVKAFQEDLESLNIQKLEHYPKATDSIPSMVEIVKHLQSRDLVYEKDGSLYYSISKFKDYGKLSKIDVSGMKSGTRYDTDEYEKDDVRDFVLWKFPKQEGEPSWETEIGSGRPGWHLECSAMIRDVYGSGVDIHTGGVDLTFPHHENEIAQSEGAYPNENFVKYWLHSEHLLVNGEKMAKSKGNFFTLRDLTKEGADLRHIRFLLIAAHYRSKLNFTKDRLEEAEQSVSRIQNCVNRLLEADSKSGSASINSNIQIPEWDEFLDSLADDLNISKFLASVFETVKETNQALDQGSISEEGISKRLELFRKIDSILGILSFELKEEVLDSEIDEMVRQRQEARQNKNFAEADRLRDKLNELGIILEDTKEGLRWKRK
- a CDS encoding tetratricopeptide repeat protein yields the protein MAKSSALSTQLSLEESAWELFETGAYEEVSHLAEKNPKNVFLNHLRAVGIFETESSTANNFLLDGKTVLTPLVGAYLHRAKGNTKEAALLFHEYFKASSSPVSYSILKTGIKTCEEMGAYKACADLIQRYKALFNDGYFCRLEFFSNYHLRKFEDALKTFKENSEQLKEDRDVLAALGLCFVHIGKFDEAVNILEKLPGAGEIPTYEEKVTEYSDKIKEIPKYESRRKELNKQELLDLGYAYLFSASYKKAEEVFTSLVGQEGQ